In the Arachis stenosperma cultivar V10309 chromosome 8, arast.V10309.gnm1.PFL2, whole genome shotgun sequence genome, ACATATGGTGTAAAGTTTAACAAGGGATGAAGTGTAATTAACCCTAAAATATTAGAGGTTGATAGTCTAATAAACACTTTACACTAATAGTACATCTCAAGATTATGAAGATGAAAGTTTGAATTCACATGTGATGGGGGCATTGAGGAGTGCTTTTTGCATGTGATCAACTGTAGATTTATGCTTTAATTTGAAGGATTGCAGAAACTGTCCAGAAtgacatttttctttttcttgtataTCATTTCATGAACAGAAAAGAAGATTGATGATTCACCCAAGAAGATTGTCTGTGCTTGTTCCATTTTGTGAGGACAATCTGGTTTCATATTTTGGGACATCCTCAATCCTTAATTCATCAGTATCAAGTATCATCACCACTGGTAAACTACAGAAATCATCAATATGCTTGGaccaaaaaaaaaggaaaaaaaaaaaacaaactcgTGTTTTCAGTTTTCAACATTCAATGTGTAAAGTATGTGTATACATATATagttttttataatattatattatgatGATGGAGGATACCCTATCACAAAAAAGAAGTGTCTTAGTAGTTGTGACTTTCTCAAAAAATGTCATTCTTTCATTACAAAGTTCTGAAGAATTGATGATGACATAATAGCCGCTTATTGCTACCATTCATTGGGTATGATGACGTTTTGTTAAACATGTGTATGGGTATATTGGTAAGTCTCAGGAATTCTATTCTTAGGCAGTATTTGACTATTAATGGCcctaaaaatgaaaaagaaaaaatacaaatCAAAGATGAATTACATTAACTTTTTTGAGATTTAGACTTTTTTTTGGTTGGTCACAATATTCCTCGGCTTGATGGGCCAATGATTAATCCATGCTGCGGATCTAAACTTTATTTAAGGATATGTTGCTCGCTAATGGGTTATTGTATGTACAATGCGGGATTTAAACTCTCAATATTTGCTTAAACGGATGAGTGAGCTGACTATTCGACTAATCCAAATTGGTTTTGGATTTTCTGATATTTAGACTTAACACCGTTGTTTCTTTATACTTGTTATTACCATGATGTTGACCTCACTTAGTGTACGCATattaaatcaaaatttccaaGTGTATTTCTACTTAATTATAGGTCTATATAATACACCCTAATTGATCTACAAATTCAAATATCTATAATTAAGAAGGTGCATTGGAATGAATATTCCAACTTGAAATCATGATGGATGGAGTTGAACTAAAGTTGTAGCAATGATATAGTAATATAGTATTATAATGATGATGTAACGTGTGCAACATCATATGAAGATAGAGCAGTTGATGTAACATGAACCAAACCTGTTATGAAACCAACATTTTCGTACCTTCATTCTGATTTCTCGCGTGTACAATTCATGCTATATTCGTAAATATTGGCAGTAAATAAGATCGTAGCAATAGTGCTCATCTCTATTTTTCGGTAGTCATCTTGTTTGTTTCTGGCTTTGGATGTTAAAAAGTGTATATAGCATATACTGGCGACAGAGGAGTTCTAACTTCAGAAAATTCAAGTTTTAGTTTCGATGCTAAAATTGAGGACTATACATTAGATTAACTTGTTCCATTTCAAAAATTCTGATAATTGATTTCTTACTTGCGaatgaattataataattttttaatcgttctattttaaatttgaacaaaaatacataataaaattttattcatattaattttaatttttttatatattttatttaaatttacataggaatatttaatttttactgactttaaaatataaatatcaaaaataaaaactagtgaatttgTTTATACTTTGCAATAATGctataaaacatttttttatttcgcTATTATTGCCTGCAAAATAACCCTGCGCACAAAAACATACGTCCTCTGCTCTTTACTAGATTTAGAAACTAGatgttttttattcaaaaaaaaaaagctctTTATTCTGTCTCCTcgaaattcataataaatttgtAGTATGATTTCAAATCTCGTCATCATGTAAACTACATCTGATAATCgatgcaaaataatttaattcatcaacatcgtttttttcaaatatttttattgacaATCTATAACCTGAAATTCAGCTGAGTCGTCAAGTCTGCTTTTCAATAACGCACGAATTTTACATTAAAATATAAGTTCTACATCTTTAATGTGCTGAAAATCTctaaaattaatcaaataagACTACCTTTAGTAAATTTATAAACTATgataactaattaactaatcTCACCAAGATTCTTTAGAATGATGAATGCAGCGACAGAATCATTGTCTCAATCAATTAATAAATCGATACCTTTTACAACAGAGTGCATACTTTGAATCCCCACCATGACATCACCCCACTCTGGGGGCAAGAATAAGACAAGGTATTGAATTCCCTTACTATAATGCAAACCCAACTTCCCTTTATTCTTTCGCACAAGCGTGAATGATATTAATATTTATGGTAAAGGAATAGGACTAGGTATTTTTCGGTGGATTTTGGTAGAAACATTATGATATGTCACGGGCCACCCGGGTCACACACAATGCACTATACATTACATAGGAACATACATCACACTGAGAAGGAAAATTTTCAACGGCACAGAGAATGAATAAAAGTAGGGGACCTATCCATTATTTCTTGTTTCTTTCCAACTAAGTTTCCCTTAAATTTATCAGTAGAAAAGGAGTTCAATGCTTAGAGAAACTCAACATTTTTAGCAGGTGGGTAGTAGTAATTCACTTGCTATTAATGCTTTGTAGTTTGTACAGTTCTATTAATGAACCTACCCAAGTGGGGTAATGGTTAATAAGTTGTGTGTACCAATATCATCATACcccaaaagaaaacaaaaagagatAAATGCATTAAAACAAAGGAAGGGAAGGGAAGGGAAGGGAATTGAGTATGGAACTTTGTCCTAAGTAGTAAGTAGTCCTCACCCTCTACTATTTCCTATATTCTATTATAATATTTGTACAAAACTTTTAACCACATTCCTCTGATCTGATCACATTTCAAAGACCCATCCAAACTGCAGACAAGTAGGTGAAAAATACATTTGGAATATACCATGATGATTGATTTACCTATATTTGTGTATATACATGTCCAAAAAAATTCATCCAAAAAAAATTCCAAACCACCCCAGTTCACCATATGACCTATTCTCCCCCAATAacccaaaatcaaccaaaaaaaCACCAAACATGATCATGTCAACCATTCTCTCAGACCATGACCAAATCACCAAGTCCAAAATGGAGTTGAGTGTGCCTATGGTGGGTGGTGGTAGTGATGTGTCATCGTTCATCAATATAAAGGGTTGTTGACAGAATTCATCAAATACAGGACACAGAAGAAACAGAGAGAGGATAAAGGAAGGTATTGGCATACTGGAATGAAATGGTTGCACCATTGAGCAAAGGCCTTCCATCATTAACAAGGCAATCGTTGTATCTAAGCCTCTTGAAGACTTTGGGGTTGATGAGCCTTGCAGAGCTGAACCAGCCACAGGTGAGGTGTATCCTTGAGATGTCACAGCCACTGACACACATGTTCATTATCTCAACTGTGTATGTTGGTATCCCACTCGGTAGTGGGGCCGTGGGACCTTGGCTTATCACTATATCTGATTTGCTGCACTTGTTGTCACCCCATATTCTGTTAGGTTCCACCACTCCAGTGCCTGTGCCTGCCACTGATCAACAACaggaaaagaaaactaaaaacaTTGATATACACAACAGAAACCAAACACTTTACTATCCCCTTTTTGCATCAAATTACTTGTTAAAGTGTCAAAAACAAACCCCAAAAAGAACTATTACCGAatggaaaaaagaagaaaaaaaaggttGAACGGTAGATGAATCATTGCAGAACAAAGAACACGAAGATTAACAAAGTAAAAATAGAAAGGGCTGTTTCTGTATTTTGAAAAAACAATACATCAATACTTTACTACCTTTTTTTTGCATCAAATTACtagtaaaagtgtaaaaaataaaaaaacacagAAAGGAAGCAACAAGAAGACAAAAATTGACATTCTTTCAGTATGgagttattttatttaatgcAAAAAAAGGGAGGACAGCAAGGGAATCAAGCCAAAAACAATATACCACAAACAACAAAGgctataaaaaattaaaactcaaAAGTCATACCaattattgaaaagaaaaactaGCGCCAAGTACTAATTTAACATCATTTAACttgaaataacaataacaaatatatcccttaaaaaaaataacaaatatattccaaagctgagtcataattaATCCTAATAATAATTAGTattattaaatcattatgatgaTTATAATAATAAGAATCAAGCCATTACTGTTTTTGCATTTTTACCATTACTACTACGATGATTAAGAAGCTTGCGGTGCACGTTGGCTCCTTCCTCCTCCACTTTCAGAGACACCGACACGGCGGTTCCAGTTCCGGTTCCGGTTCCGGTCCCATTACAGTCACCACAACCAAAGCCTGAAAACGCC is a window encoding:
- the LOC130946408 gene encoding TPD1 protein homolog 1-like, encoding MEFRSVKRILLTLAVSVFSFATLVTVLRLVNGFGCGDCNGTGTGTGTGTAVSVSLKVEEEGANVHRKLLNHRSSNVAGTGTGVVEPNRIWGDNKCSKSDIVISQGPTAPLPSGIPTYTVEIMNMCVSGCDISRIHLTCGWFSSARLINPKVFKRLRYNDCLVNDGRPLLNGATISFQYANTFLYPLSVSSVSCI